From a single Mobula birostris isolate sMobBir1 chromosome 13, sMobBir1.hap1, whole genome shotgun sequence genomic region:
- the LOC140207733 gene encoding uncharacterized protein, translated as MAHQRVHTGERPFTCSDCGKGFTWSSQLKVHQRIHTGERPFTCSDCGKRFTQSSTLMAHQRVHTGERPFTCSVCGKGFTESSSLKRHQSIHTGERPFTCLICGKGFTESSSLLGHQSDHTGEWPFTCSDCGKGFTFSSQLKVHQRVHTGERSFTCLDCGKGFTCSSKLKEHQRVHTGERPFTCSNCGKGFTQSSHLQAHLSVHTEKRDFTCSECGKGFPCSYKLKVHQRVHTAERDFNCSECGKGFTCSYKLKVHQRVHTGERPFTCSDCGKGFTWSSNLKDHQRVHTGERPFTCSDCGKGFTCSSKLKEHQRVHTGERPFTCSDCGKGFTQSSTLKAHQRLHTGERPFTCSFCGKGFTCSSKLKVHQRVHTGERLFTCSDCGKGFTLSSQ; from the coding sequence atggctcaccagcgagttcacactggagagaggccgttcacctgctcagactgtgggaagggattcacttggtcatcccaactgaaggtacatcagcgaattcacactggagagaggccattcacctgctcagactgtgggaagagattcactcagtcatccaccctaatggctcaccagcgagttcacactggagagaggccattcacctgctcagtctgtgggaagggattcactgaatcatcctCCTTAAAGAGACACCAGTCAATTCACacaggggagcggccgttcacctgcttaatctgtgggaagggtttcactgAATCATCCTCCCTACTGGGACACCAGTCAgatcacaccggggagtggccattcacctgctcagactgtgggaagggattcaccttctcatctcaactgaaggtacatcagcgagttcacactggagagaggtcgttcacctgcttagactgtgggaaaggattcacttgctcatctaaactgaaggaacatcagcgagttcacactggagagaggccgttcacctgctcaaactgtgggaagggattcactcagtcatcccacctacaagcacaTCTGTCAGTTCACACTGAAAAGAGggatttcacctgctcagaatgtgggaaggggttcCCTTGCTCAtataaactgaaggtacatcagcgagttcacactgcagagagggatttcaactgctcagaatgtgggaagggattcacttgctcatataaactgaaggtacatcagcgagttcacactggagagaggccattcacctgctcggactgtgggaaaggattcacttggtcatctaatctgaaggaccatcagcgagttcacactggagagcggccgttcacctgctcagactgtgggaagggattcacttgctcatctaaactgaaggaacatcagcgagttcacactggagagaggccattcacctgctcagactgcgggaagggattcactcagtcatccaccctaaaggctcaccagcgacttcacactggggagaggccgttcacctgctcattctgtgggaagggattcacttgctcatctaaactgaaggtacatcagcgagttcacactggagagaggctgttcacctgctcagactgtgggaagggattcactttgtcatctcagtga
- the LOC140207734 gene encoding uncharacterized protein has product MAHQRVCTGEWPFTCSDCGKGFTQSSHLLRHQSVHTEEWPFTCSDCGKGFTQSSELKVHQRIHTGERPFTCSDCGKRFTTLASLQAHQRVHTGERPFTCSVCGKGFTQSSQLKVHQRVHTGERPFTCSVCGKGFTQSSKVLRHQSVHTGTWPFTCSECGKGFTESSSLQRHQSVHTGKWRFTCSDCGKGFNRSSHLLRHQSAHTGKGPFTCSDCGKGFTQSSLLKIHQRVHTGERPYTCSDCGKGFILSSQLKVHQRVHNGERPFACSDCGKGFTSSYHLLRHQSVHTGEWPFTCSVCEKGFTSSYRLQKHQSAHTGK; this is encoded by the coding sequence atggcccACCAACGAGTTTGCACTGgagagtggccgttcacctgctcggactgtgggaagggattcactcagtcatctcatctactgagacaccagtcagttcacactgaagagtggccattcacctgctcagactgtgggaagggattcactcagtcatctgaactaaaggtacatcagagaattcacactggggagaggccattcacgtgctcagactgtgggaagagattcacaacGTTAGCTAGCTTAcaagcacaccagcgagttcacactggggagaggccgttcacctgctcagtctgtggtaagggattcactcagtcatctcaactgaaggtacatcagcgagttcacactggggagcggccgttcacctgctcagtctgtgggaagggattcactcagtcgtctaaagtactgagacaccagtcagttcacactgggacgtggccatttacctgctcagagtgtgggaagggattcactgaatcatcctccctacagagacaccagtcagttcacactgggaagtggcggttcacctgctcagactgtgggaagggattcaatcggTCATCTCACCTGCTAAGACACCAGTCAGCCCACACAGGGAAagggccattcacctgctcagactgtgggaagggattcacccagTCATCTCTattgaagatacatcagcgagttcacactggggagaggccttatacctgctcagactgtgggaagggattcattttgtcatcccaactgaaggtacatcagagagttcacaatggggagaggccattcgcctgctcagactgtggaaagggattcacttcgtcatatcacctactgagacaccagtcagttcacaccggagagtggccattcacgTGCTCAGtttgtgagaagggattcacttcgtcatatCGCCTACAGAAACATCAGTCAGCCCACACAGGGAAAtga